In the genome of Megalops cyprinoides isolate fMegCyp1 chromosome 7, fMegCyp1.pri, whole genome shotgun sequence, one region contains:
- the tspan31 gene encoding tetraspanin-31 has protein sequence MVCGGFTCLKNALCALNVVYMLVGLLLIGVAAWGKGFGIVSSIHIIGGVIAVGFFLLLIAIVGLIGAVNHHQVLLFFYMVILFFVFLFQFGVSCSCLAINREQQGKLLNSSWEMMGNTTKENVETQLNCCGLFNSTADRTHYESDFQHCTAPCKNTQCSTCGELMLQHAGEALRILGGVGLFFSFTEILGVWLAVRYRNQRDPRANPSAFL, from the exons ATGGTTTGTGGAGGATTTACCTGTTTAAAAAATGCTCTTTGTGCACTCAACGTGGTTTATATG CTGGTGGGCCTGCTGCTGATTGGCGTGGCAGCGTGGGGGAAGGGCTTCGGCATCGTCTCCAGCATCCACATCATCGGCGGGGTGATCGCTGTGggcttcttcctcctcctcattgcCATTGTAGGCCTCATCGGCGCAGTCAATCACCACCAAGTCCTGCTCTTCTTC TACATGGTCATCCTTTTCTTCGTGTTCCTCTTCCAGTTTGGAGTGTCATGTTCGTGTTTGGCAATAAATCGCGAACAGCAG GGGAAGCTGCTCAACTCCTCGTGGGAGATGATGGGCAACACAACCAAGGAGAATGTGGAGACACAGTTGAACTGCTGCGGGCTCTTCAACTCCACAGCTGACCGCACACACTACGAAAGCGATTTCCAGCACTGCACGGCC CCATGCAAAAACACTCAGTGCTCCACCTGTGGGGAGTTGATGCTCCAGCATGCTGGTGAGGCCCTGCGGATCCTGGGGGGCGTCGGCCTCTTCTTCAGCTTCACAGAG ATATTGGGCGTGTGGCTGGCCGTGCGCTACAGGAACCAGAGAGATCCCAGAGCAAACCCCAGTGCTTTTCTATAG